The following are encoded in a window of Miltoncostaea marina genomic DNA:
- a CDS encoding M24 family metallopeptidase: MSAEAARQERLLAVLDERGIDAMLVTGGANVRYLTGYVGSNGIAVIGRRGRLLLTDSRYAVSAREQVRDAEVVVGSRDLLKDVAERLAEVAGGGRIAVEAEDLTIARHERLLELLDGAPTEPTRGIVEALRMVKDAGEVAAMRRAAAAVDRALARVLAAGIVGRTERAVAFALHEAMLEEGATEPSFATIVAAGPNGARPHHVPGADAIPAGTLVVIDLGAVVDGYCSDMTRTVATGPLPERLEEAYGVCLAAQEAALAAARPGMTGAELDAVARGRIADAGHGDHFGHGLGHGVGLEIHERPGIRPEGADVLAAGMAITIEPGVYLEGLGGVRIEDLVVLTEDGREVLSTSPKQLTTVE; the protein is encoded by the coding sequence GTGAGCGCCGAGGCCGCCCGCCAGGAGCGCCTGCTCGCCGTGCTCGACGAGCGCGGCATCGACGCGATGCTCGTCACCGGCGGCGCCAACGTGCGCTACCTGACCGGCTACGTCGGCTCCAACGGCATCGCGGTGATCGGCCGCCGGGGCAGGCTGCTGCTGACCGACTCGCGCTACGCCGTCAGCGCTCGCGAGCAGGTGCGCGACGCCGAGGTGGTGGTCGGCTCGCGCGACCTGCTGAAGGACGTCGCCGAGCGGCTCGCGGAGGTGGCCGGCGGCGGCCGCATCGCGGTGGAGGCGGAGGACCTCACGATCGCCCGCCACGAGCGCCTGCTCGAGCTGCTGGACGGCGCGCCCACGGAGCCCACGCGCGGCATCGTGGAGGCCCTGCGCATGGTGAAGGACGCCGGCGAGGTGGCCGCGATGCGCCGCGCCGCCGCGGCGGTCGACCGCGCCCTGGCGCGCGTGCTGGCCGCCGGCATCGTCGGCCGCACGGAGCGCGCCGTGGCCTTCGCCCTGCACGAGGCGATGCTCGAGGAGGGGGCCACGGAGCCGAGCTTCGCCACCATCGTCGCGGCGGGCCCCAACGGCGCCCGGCCGCACCACGTGCCGGGGGCGGACGCCATCCCCGCGGGCACGCTCGTCGTCATCGATCTCGGGGCGGTCGTGGACGGATACTGCTCCGACATGACCCGCACCGTCGCCACCGGGCCGCTGCCCGAGCGGCTTGAGGAGGCCTACGGCGTCTGCCTCGCGGCCCAGGAGGCGGCCCTCGCCGCCGCCCGCCCGGGGATGACCGGCGCCGAGCTCGACGCGGTGGCCCGCGGGCGCATCGCCGACGCCGGCCACGGCGACCACTTCGGGCACGGGCTCGGCCACGGCGTGGGCCTCGAGATCCACGAGCGCCCGGGCATCCGGCCGGAGGGCGCCGACGTGCTGGCGGCCGGCATGGCCATCACGATCGAGCCCGGCGTCTACCTCGAGGGCCTGGGCGGCGTGCGCATCGAGGACCTGGTGGTGCTGACGGAGGACGGCCGCGAGGTGCTGTCCACGTCGCCCAAGCAGCTGACGACCGTCGAATGA
- the efp gene encoding elongation factor P translates to MITTNDLKNGYVLDIDGDLVSVVSFQHVKPGKGGAFVRTKLKNLTTGATVDRTFRAGEKVERVTTESRTMQFLYRDGDDLILMDNSTYEQIPVTAALVDNDDLLAPNTDVQVLFVRDAPIKIELPTFVELTVARTDPGVKGDTVSNVTKPAELETGATVDVPLFVNEGDRLRIDTRTREYSARA, encoded by the coding sequence ATGATCACGACCAACGACCTGAAGAACGGCTACGTGCTCGACATCGACGGGGACCTGGTCTCCGTCGTGAGCTTCCAGCACGTCAAGCCGGGCAAGGGCGGGGCATTCGTCCGCACGAAGCTCAAGAACCTGACCACCGGGGCGACCGTCGACCGCACCTTCCGGGCGGGGGAGAAGGTCGAGCGGGTCACCACGGAGAGCCGCACGATGCAGTTCCTCTACCGCGACGGCGACGACCTGATCCTCATGGACAACTCGACGTACGAGCAGATCCCCGTGACGGCCGCCCTGGTCGACAACGACGACCTGCTCGCGCCCAACACCGACGTGCAGGTGCTGTTCGTGCGCGACGCGCCCATCAAGATCGAGCTGCCGACCTTCGTCGAGCTGACGGTCGCCCGCACGGACCCGGGCGTGAAGGGCGACACGGTCTCCAACGTCACGAAGCCCGCTGAGCTCGAGACCGGGGCGACCGTCGACGTCCCGCTGTTCGTGAACGAGGGCGACCGC